The following coding sequences are from one Streptomyces sp. NBC_01294 window:
- a CDS encoding tetratricopeptide repeat protein, producing MARREPNGRLRTLLADARWSGQDFARAVNGVAAETGLTLRYDRTSISHWLAGTRPPAHVVALAAEALSRRTGRRVSPADTGLARPAGAARARDRPGPGPHGADALAPQPAAVGGPGAGDAAAYAESLLGEIPVYSSAWRPPGWPPSHGTGTPTGAPARPAGRIGADHVEAAEAVLPVFRNADMMFGSGLARPALTRYLATTVAPWLRADAAPAVRHRLLGCAARLAYTAGFLCFDGNQQGTAQAYYRAGLRLGQEAGDPQCWAPVLRAMSVQAHHLGHRKQAWELAEAAAREAGRLPSLQAAFVTGQLAVAEAGCGDRRAALTHLGEAERLLERSAGQHAAIGDYHPAALAHQQAEALAALGDARGAITALGTSLRHRPAGERRARAVTLARLAELHLGQGHVERACATWHEMLDAVPQLDSARVDDAVRRLRGRLQPVRGNRTARALLERVRGLG from the coding sequence ATGGCCAGGCGTGAACCCAACGGACGACTCCGCACCCTCCTCGCCGACGCCCGCTGGAGCGGGCAGGACTTCGCACGTGCCGTCAACGGCGTCGCCGCCGAAACCGGCCTCACCCTGCGTTACGACCGGACCTCGATCTCCCACTGGCTCGCCGGAACCCGCCCACCCGCGCACGTCGTCGCCCTCGCCGCCGAGGCGCTCAGCCGCCGGACCGGGCGGCGGGTCAGCCCGGCGGACACCGGACTCGCGCGCCCGGCCGGCGCCGCCCGGGCACGGGACCGCCCCGGACCCGGACCGCACGGCGCGGACGCCCTCGCACCGCAACCCGCGGCCGTGGGCGGGCCGGGCGCCGGGGACGCCGCCGCCTACGCGGAGTCCCTGCTGGGCGAGATCCCCGTCTACTCCTCCGCCTGGCGGCCCCCCGGCTGGCCGCCGTCGCACGGGACCGGGACTCCGACCGGGGCTCCCGCCCGGCCGGCCGGCCGGATCGGAGCCGACCACGTGGAGGCCGCCGAGGCCGTGCTGCCGGTCTTCCGCAACGCCGACATGATGTTCGGCAGCGGCCTGGCCCGCCCCGCCCTGACCCGCTACCTCGCCACCACCGTGGCGCCCTGGCTGCGCGCCGACGCCGCGCCCGCGGTACGCCACCGGCTGCTGGGCTGCGCCGCGCGGCTCGCGTACACGGCGGGCTTCCTGTGCTTCGACGGCAACCAGCAGGGCACGGCCCAGGCCTACTACCGGGCGGGGCTGCGGCTCGGCCAGGAGGCCGGGGACCCGCAGTGCTGGGCGCCCGTCCTGCGGGCCATGAGCGTCCAGGCCCACCACCTGGGCCACCGCAAACAGGCGTGGGAACTGGCGGAGGCCGCGGCCCGGGAGGCGGGGCGGCTGCCCTCCCTGCAGGCCGCGTTCGTCACCGGGCAGCTGGCGGTCGCCGAGGCCGGCTGCGGCGACCGGCGGGCGGCCCTGACCCATCTGGGCGAGGCGGAGAGGCTGTTGGAGCGCTCGGCCGGCCAGCACGCGGCCATCGGGGACTACCATCCGGCCGCGCTCGCCCACCAGCAGGCCGAGGCGCTGGCGGCCCTCGGGGACGCGCGCGGTGCGATCACCGCGCTCGGCACGTCCCTGCGGCACCGGCCGGCCGGCGAGCGCCGGGCGCGGGCCGTCACCCTCGCGCGGCTCGCCGAACTCCACCTGGGCCAAGGCCATGTGGAGCGGGCCTGTGCCACCTGGCACGAGATGCTGGACGCGGTACCCCAGCTGGACTCCGCGCGGGTGGACGACGCCGTACGCCGCCTGCGCGGCCGCCTCCAGCCCGTCCGCGGCAACCGCACGGCGCGGGCGCTGCTGGAACGGGTCCGCGGGCTCGGCTGA
- a CDS encoding chitosanase, which yields MLAIGALLGSALVAVPVAAHATAAPAPTARSAAAAAAGLDDPAKKEIAMKIVSSAENSTLDWKAQYKYIEDIGDGRGYTAGIIGFCSGTGDMLDLVEYYTQVKPGNVLAKYLPALRDVDGSDSHAGLDPNFTGDWAKAAQDAEFRKAQDRERDRVYFNPSVKQAKSDGLGVLGQFIYYDAIVMHGDGTDPTSFRNIRKRALSKAKPPSQGGNETAYLHAFLDARVWAMKQEEAHSDTSRVDTAQRVFLKKGNLNLNTPLDWKVYGDSFRIG from the coding sequence ATGCTGGCGATCGGCGCGCTGCTCGGCAGCGCGCTCGTCGCCGTCCCCGTCGCCGCCCACGCCACCGCCGCTCCCGCCCCCACGGCGCGGAGTGCGGCGGCAGCGGCCGCAGGACTCGACGATCCGGCGAAGAAGGAGATCGCCATGAAGATCGTCTCCAGCGCGGAGAACTCCACGCTGGACTGGAAGGCGCAGTACAAGTACATCGAGGACATAGGCGACGGCCGCGGCTACACGGCCGGCATCATCGGCTTCTGCTCCGGCACCGGCGACATGCTCGACCTCGTCGAGTACTACACCCAGGTCAAGCCGGGCAACGTCCTCGCCAAGTACCTCCCCGCCCTGCGCGACGTCGACGGCAGCGACTCGCACGCCGGCCTCGACCCCAACTTCACCGGGGACTGGGCGAAGGCGGCCCAGGACGCCGAGTTCCGCAAGGCCCAGGACCGCGAGCGCGACCGGGTCTACTTCAACCCGTCCGTGAAGCAGGCCAAGTCCGACGGGCTCGGCGTGCTGGGCCAGTTCATCTACTACGACGCCATCGTCATGCACGGCGACGGCACCGACCCCACCAGCTTCCGCAACATCCGCAAGCGGGCCCTGTCCAAGGCCAAGCCCCCGTCCCAGGGCGGCAACGAGACCGCGTACCTCCACGCCTTCCTCGACGCCCGGGTCTGGGCGATGAAGCAGGAGGAGGCGCACAGCGACACCAGCCGGGTCGACACCGCGCAGCGGGTCTTCCTCAAGAAGGGCAACCTGAACCTCAACACCCCGCTCGACTGGAAGGTCTACGGGGACTCCTTCCGCATCGGCTGA
- a CDS encoding polyprenyl synthetase family protein: MTTYVKDRDDHGTTAVLGRTRAAVEPLLRAAVRSLPGGVRAVSEYHLGWRDHTGAPVAAGAGKAIRPALVLAAARAVGGREEDALGAAAATELVHNFTLLHDDVIDRDPTRRHRPTAWTVFGDARAIVAGDAMAALAVRLVADRTEAVVRLSDCVVELCEGQHDDCAFETRTAVALAEAMTTAEAKTGALLGAACALGGLYGGAAPEVTAALDAFGRGIGVGFQLIDDLLGIWGDPEITGKPVGADLAARKKSMPVVAALLSGTEAGAELAALYAGTRPLGAAGVARATVLVERAGGRDWAQREACVRAARALECLAEAVPDPAATAELVSLCELITRRDR; the protein is encoded by the coding sequence ATGACCACGTACGTGAAGGACCGGGACGACCACGGCACCACCGCCGTGCTCGGCCGCACCCGGGCGGCGGTGGAACCACTGCTGCGCGCGGCCGTGCGTTCGCTGCCCGGCGGAGTGCGGGCGGTGTCCGAGTACCACCTCGGGTGGCGCGACCACACCGGGGCTCCGGTCGCCGCCGGGGCGGGGAAGGCGATACGGCCGGCGCTGGTGCTGGCCGCGGCGCGGGCGGTCGGCGGCCGCGAGGAGGACGCCCTCGGGGCCGCCGCGGCCACCGAACTCGTCCACAACTTCACGCTGTTGCACGACGACGTCATCGATCGCGATCCGACGCGCCGGCACCGGCCGACCGCCTGGACGGTGTTCGGCGACGCCCGGGCGATCGTCGCGGGCGACGCGATGGCCGCGCTCGCGGTGCGGCTGGTCGCCGACCGGACCGAGGCCGTGGTCCGGTTGTCGGACTGCGTGGTCGAGCTGTGCGAGGGCCAGCACGACGACTGCGCCTTCGAGACCCGGACGGCGGTCGCCCTGGCCGAGGCGATGACCACGGCGGAGGCGAAGACCGGGGCCCTGCTGGGCGCGGCCTGCGCCCTCGGCGGGCTGTACGGGGGCGCTGCGCCGGAGGTCACGGCCGCCCTCGACGCCTTCGGGCGCGGCATCGGGGTCGGTTTCCAGCTGATCGACGACCTGCTCGGGATCTGGGGCGACCCGGAGATCACCGGGAAGCCCGTCGGCGCCGACCTCGCGGCCCGCAAGAAGTCCATGCCGGTGGTCGCCGCCCTGCTGTCGGGAACGGAGGCGGGCGCCGAGCTCGCCGCCCTGTACGCCGGGACCCGCCCGCTCGGCGCGGCCGGGGTCGCCCGCGCGACGGTCCTGGTCGAGCGGGCCGGCGGGCGGGACTGGGCGCAGCGCGAGGCGTGCGTACGGGCGGCCCGGGCGCTGGAATGCCTGGCCGAGGCCGTCCCCGACCCGGCGGCGACCGCCGAGCTGGTGTCGCTGTGCGAGCTGATCACCCGGAGGGACCGCTGA
- a CDS encoding NADP-dependent isocitrate dehydrogenase yields MTDSTIIYTHTDEAPALATYSFLPVIQAYASTAGVNVETRDISLAGRIIASFPEHLQESQRIADALAELGELAKTPEANIIKLPNVSASIPQLKAAVAELQAQGYALPDYPDDPKTDEEREIRARYDKIKGSAVNPVLREGNSDRRAPASVKNYAKTNPHRMGAWTAESKTNVATMGANDFRSTEKSTVMAEADTLRIEYVAADGAVTVLRESVPVLAGEVVDASVLHVDALRTFLNDQIERAKAENVLFSVHLKATMMKVSDPIIFGHVVRAFLPKTFARYGETLAAAGLSPNDGLGAVLNGLGALPDGDAIKASIDAEIAEGPALAMVDSDKGITNLHVPSDVIVDASMPAMIRTSGHMWGPDGAEADTLAVLPDSSYAGVYQVVVDDCRAHGAFDPSTMGSVPNVGLMAQKAEEYGSHDKTFEIAAAGTVRLVDAAGNTVLEQEVAAGDIFRACQTKDLPIQDWVKLAVTRARATGVPAVFWLDETRAHDAQLIAKVKTYLADHDTEGLTIKILSPVEATAFSLERIRRGEDTISVTGNVLRDYLTDLFPILELGTSAKMLSVVPLMNGGGLFETGAGGSAPKHVQQLVKENYLRWDSLGEFFALAASFEHLATTTGNARAQVLADTLDRATGTFLSEDKSPSRKLGGIDNRGSHFFLALYWAQELARQTDDAELAKAFEPLAKTLAEQESAIVSELIAVQGSPAEIGGYYQPDATKAAAIMRPSATFNQALALLG; encoded by the coding sequence GTGACTGACTCGACCATCATCTACACGCACACTGACGAGGCCCCGGCCCTCGCGACGTATTCCTTCCTGCCTGTGATCCAGGCGTACGCGTCGACGGCCGGTGTGAATGTCGAGACCCGTGACATCTCCCTGGCCGGTCGGATCATCGCCAGCTTCCCGGAGCACCTCCAGGAGAGCCAGCGGATCGCCGACGCCCTGGCCGAGCTGGGCGAGCTGGCGAAGACGCCGGAAGCGAACATCATCAAGCTGCCCAACGTCTCGGCCTCGATCCCGCAGCTGAAGGCCGCGGTCGCCGAGCTCCAGGCCCAGGGCTACGCCCTCCCGGACTACCCGGACGACCCGAAGACCGACGAGGAGCGCGAGATCCGCGCCCGCTACGACAAGATCAAGGGCAGCGCCGTCAACCCGGTCCTGCGCGAGGGCAACTCCGACCGCCGCGCCCCCGCCTCGGTCAAGAACTACGCCAAGACGAACCCGCACCGCATGGGCGCCTGGACCGCCGAGTCCAAGACGAACGTCGCCACCATGGGTGCCAACGACTTCCGCTCCACCGAGAAGTCCACCGTCATGGCCGAGGCCGACACCCTGCGCATCGAGTACGTCGCCGCCGACGGCGCCGTCACCGTGCTGCGCGAGTCCGTACCGGTCCTCGCCGGTGAGGTCGTGGACGCGTCCGTCCTGCACGTCGACGCGCTGCGCACCTTCCTCAACGACCAGATCGAGCGCGCCAAGGCCGAGAACGTGCTGTTCTCCGTGCACCTCAAGGCCACCATGATGAAGGTCTCCGACCCGATCATCTTCGGCCACGTGGTCCGCGCCTTCCTCCCGAAGACCTTCGCCCGCTACGGCGAGACCCTCGCCGCCGCCGGCCTGTCGCCCAACGACGGCCTCGGCGCCGTCCTGAACGGCCTGGGCGCGCTGCCCGACGGCGACGCGATCAAGGCCTCCATCGACGCCGAGATCGCCGAGGGCCCGGCCCTCGCGATGGTCGACTCCGACAAGGGCATCACCAACCTGCACGTGCCGTCCGACGTCATCGTCGACGCCTCCATGCCGGCCATGATCCGTACCTCCGGCCACATGTGGGGCCCGGACGGTGCCGAGGCCGACACCCTCGCCGTCCTCCCGGACAGCAGCTACGCCGGTGTCTACCAGGTCGTCGTCGACGACTGCCGCGCCCACGGCGCCTTCGACCCCTCGACGATGGGCTCGGTGCCGAACGTCGGCCTCATGGCCCAGAAGGCCGAGGAGTACGGCAGCCACGACAAGACCTTCGAGATCGCCGCCGCGGGCACCGTCCGCCTCGTCGACGCCGCAGGCAACACGGTCCTGGAGCAGGAGGTCGCCGCCGGTGACATCTTCCGCGCCTGCCAGACCAAGGACCTGCCGATCCAGGACTGGGTCAAGCTCGCCGTCACCCGCGCCCGTGCGACCGGCGTCCCGGCCGTCTTCTGGCTCGACGAGACCCGCGCGCACGACGCGCAGCTGATCGCCAAGGTCAAGACGTACCTGGCCGACCACGACACCGAGGGTCTGACCATCAAGATCCTCTCCCCGGTCGAGGCCACCGCCTTCTCCCTGGAGCGCATCCGCCGCGGCGAGGACACCATCTCGGTGACCGGCAACGTGCTGCGTGACTACCTGACCGACCTCTTCCCGATCCTGGAGCTGGGCACCAGCGCCAAGATGCTGTCGGTCGTCCCGCTGATGAACGGCGGCGGCCTCTTCGAGACGGGCGCCGGCGGCTCCGCCCCGAAGCACGTCCAGCAGCTCGTCAAGGAGAACTACCTGCGCTGGGACAGCCTGGGCGAGTTCTTCGCGCTGGCGGCGAGCTTCGAGCACCTCGCGACCACCACCGGCAACGCCCGCGCCCAGGTGCTGGCCGACACCCTGGACCGCGCGACCGGCACCTTCCTGAGCGAGGACAAGTCGCCGAGCCGCAAGCTGGGCGGCATCGACAACCGCGGCAGCCACTTCTTCCTCGCCCTGTACTGGGCGCAGGAGCTGGCCAGGCAGACCGACGACGCCGAGCTGGCCAAGGCCTTCGAGCCGCTCGCCAAGACCCTCGCCGAGCAGGAGAGCGCCATCGTCTCCGAGCTCATCGCGGTGCAGGGCTCCCCGGCCGAGATCGGCGGCTACTACCAGCCCGACGCCACGAAGGCCGCGGCGATCATGCGCCCGTCCGCGACCTTCAACCAGGCGCTCGCCCTCCTCGGCTGA
- a CDS encoding terpene synthase family protein, whose product MTARQETSPRQPFELPEFYLPHPARLNPHLEEARTHTRAWAGELGMLEGSGVWDTADLEAHDYALLCAYTHPECDGPMLSLVTDWYVWVFFFDDWFLERFKRTGDRAAGRAALERLAPFMPADPGAPMPEPANPVEAGLADLWRRTVPGHSQDWTGRFTLSTRNLLHESLWELDNINIGRVSNPMEYVEQRRKVGGAPWSAGIVEHAVGVEVPPAVSGERALRVLRDCFADSVHFRNDLFSYEREIGKEGELSNGVLVLERFFGCSTQEAADQLNNMLTSRLQQFESTFFTELPVLFAQKGLGPDGILAVLTYARGLQDWQSGGHEWHMRSSRYMNTRPGRTDAGLPGWLRGPSGLGTTGANVKALLGLTGGARRVRRHGNTPRPVGPSVIPDFYLPYRNVLNPHLEGARERLIEWNRAMGQLDEGIWWEEKARGYDFALCSAGMDPTCSAQALDISAGWLSWGTYADDLYPLVFGTARALGAAQVQTDRLRACMPLDLSAPPAPVNAMERGLADLWRRTAGPMGPRGREMFRTAVDQVLDSWLWELDNQAANRVPDPVDYLEMRRVTFGSPMTISLARMAHLDVVPQEVYESSAMQSLQAAAFDYSAVMNDVYSYQKEAEYEGELHNLLIVVENFFDCDYPTALRVVNDLMTSRMQQFEHVVAKELPVMYADHGLDAAARAALDRHVEELKQWMTGIAVWHAQTRRYREEDLKRHHAHRPAVAAGAVTPNPPARGRVLPPAPHRMVWA is encoded by the coding sequence ATGACCGCTCGGCAGGAGACCTCCCCGCGGCAGCCCTTCGAGCTGCCCGAGTTCTACCTCCCGCATCCCGCGCGCCTCAACCCCCATCTGGAGGAGGCCCGGACGCACACCCGTGCGTGGGCCGGGGAGCTGGGGATGCTGGAAGGCTCGGGCGTGTGGGACACGGCCGATCTGGAGGCGCACGACTACGCGCTGCTGTGCGCCTACACCCATCCCGAGTGCGACGGCCCGATGCTCTCGCTCGTCACCGACTGGTACGTGTGGGTGTTCTTCTTCGACGACTGGTTCCTGGAGCGGTTCAAGCGCACCGGTGACCGGGCGGCGGGGCGGGCCGCGCTGGAGCGGCTCGCCCCGTTCATGCCGGCCGATCCGGGCGCGCCGATGCCCGAGCCGGCCAATCCGGTCGAGGCGGGGCTGGCCGACCTGTGGCGGCGCACGGTGCCGGGCCACTCGCAGGACTGGACCGGGCGCTTCACCCTCAGCACCCGCAACCTCCTCCACGAGTCGCTCTGGGAGCTCGACAACATCAACATCGGCCGGGTGTCGAACCCGATGGAGTACGTCGAGCAGCGCCGCAAGGTGGGCGGCGCACCCTGGTCGGCGGGGATCGTCGAGCACGCGGTGGGCGTGGAGGTTCCCCCGGCCGTCTCCGGGGAGCGGGCGCTGCGCGTCCTGCGGGACTGCTTCGCCGACTCGGTCCACTTCCGCAACGACCTGTTCTCGTATGAGCGGGAGATCGGGAAGGAGGGGGAGCTGAGCAACGGGGTGCTGGTCCTGGAGAGGTTCTTCGGCTGTTCCACCCAGGAGGCCGCCGACCAGCTGAACAACATGCTCACCTCGCGGCTCCAGCAGTTCGAGAGCACCTTCTTCACCGAACTGCCCGTGCTGTTCGCGCAGAAGGGCCTGGGCCCGGACGGGATCCTCGCGGTCCTCACCTACGCCCGCGGGCTGCAGGACTGGCAGTCCGGCGGGCACGAGTGGCACATGCGCTCCAGCCGGTACATGAACACCCGGCCGGGCCGTACGGACGCGGGCCTGCCCGGGTGGCTGCGCGGCCCCTCGGGGCTGGGCACGACCGGCGCCAACGTGAAGGCGCTGCTGGGCCTGACGGGCGGTGCGCGGCGGGTGCGCCGGCACGGCAACACCCCGCGTCCGGTGGGCCCTTCGGTGATCCCGGACTTCTACCTGCCGTACCGCAACGTGCTCAACCCGCATCTGGAGGGCGCCCGGGAGCGGCTCATCGAGTGGAACCGGGCGATGGGCCAGCTGGACGAGGGCATCTGGTGGGAGGAGAAGGCGCGGGGCTACGACTTCGCGCTGTGCTCGGCGGGCATGGACCCGACGTGCTCGGCGCAGGCGCTGGACATCAGCGCGGGCTGGCTGAGCTGGGGCACGTACGCCGACGACCTGTATCCGCTGGTCTTCGGCACCGCCCGCGCCCTGGGCGCCGCCCAGGTGCAGACGGACCGGTTGCGGGCCTGCATGCCGCTCGACCTGTCCGCGCCGCCGGCCCCGGTCAACGCGATGGAGCGGGGGCTGGCCGACCTGTGGCGGCGCACGGCCGGCCCGATGGGGCCGCGCGGCCGGGAGATGTTCCGGACGGCCGTGGACCAGGTGCTGGACAGCTGGCTGTGGGAGCTGGACAACCAGGCGGCGAACCGGGTGCCGGACCCGGTGGACTACCTGGAGATGCGCCGGGTGACCTTCGGGTCGCCGATGACGATCTCGCTCGCGCGGATGGCGCACCTGGACGTCGTTCCGCAGGAGGTCTACGAGAGTTCGGCCATGCAGTCCCTGCAGGCCGCGGCCTTCGACTACTCGGCCGTGATGAACGACGTGTACTCGTACCAGAAGGAGGCGGAGTACGAGGGCGAGCTGCACAACCTCCTGATCGTCGTGGAGAACTTCTTCGACTGCGACTATCCGACGGCGCTGCGGGTCGTGAACGACCTGATGACCTCGCGGATGCAGCAGTTCGAGCACGTGGTGGCGAAGGAACTCCCCGTCATGTACGCCGACCACGGGCTGGACGCGGCGGCCCGTGCGGCCCTGGACCGCCACGTGGAGGAGCTGAAGCAGTGGATGACGGGCATCGCCGTCTGGCACGCGCAGACGCGGCGCTACCGGGAGGAGGACCTCAAGCGCCACCACGCGCACCGCCCGGCCGTGGCGGCGGGCGCCGTCACGCCGAATCCGCCCGCCAGGGGCCGGGTGCTGCCCCCGGCTCCGCACCGCATGGTGTGGGCCTGA
- a CDS encoding family 2B encapsulin nanocompartment shell protein, translated as MPVDPSAEPSAEQLTAATRQSLSTEAARNLATTTKSAPQMQGISSRWLLRILPWVQTGGGTYRVNRTVSYTLGDGRITFVKTGTELRVIPPMLRELGMLRSFPDDQVVKAIADRFVKEEFRRGDVIVRRGEPVDKIFLIAHGRIERLGTGAYGDEASLDVLSDGDHFGHHPLPDARWEFTARAQTDVVTMTFNRGDWDAALNSSAALRRHAEAYLEAERVGRRGSDAVALSAGHTGEVLLPGTYVDYEVSPREYELSVAQTVLRVHSRVSDLYNQPMNQSEQQLRLTIEALKERQESELINNAEFGLLHNADYEQRVYARTGPPTPDDLDELLSRRRGSQYFLAHPRTIAAFGRECSRRGLYPDSVDFQGHRLPSWRGVPLLPCNKIPVTPERTSSILVLRTGEDNEGVVGLHPVALPDEYQPGLSVRFMNINEQAIISYLVTAYYSAAILVPDAVGVLENVEISRFDD; from the coding sequence ATGCCCGTCGATCCCAGCGCCGAACCGAGCGCCGAGCAGCTGACCGCCGCCACCCGCCAGAGCCTGAGCACCGAAGCCGCCCGCAATCTGGCCACCACGACCAAGTCCGCGCCGCAGATGCAGGGGATCAGCTCGCGCTGGCTGCTGAGGATCCTGCCGTGGGTGCAGACCGGCGGCGGCACCTACCGGGTCAACCGGACGGTGAGCTACACCCTCGGCGACGGGCGCATCACCTTCGTCAAGACCGGGACCGAACTGCGGGTCATCCCGCCGATGCTGCGCGAGCTCGGCATGCTCCGAAGCTTCCCCGACGACCAGGTGGTGAAGGCGATCGCCGACCGGTTCGTGAAGGAGGAGTTCCGCAGGGGCGACGTCATCGTGCGGCGCGGCGAGCCCGTCGACAAGATCTTCCTGATCGCCCACGGGCGGATCGAGCGGCTCGGCACCGGTGCCTACGGGGACGAGGCGAGCCTGGACGTGCTGAGCGACGGCGACCACTTCGGCCACCACCCGCTGCCGGACGCCCGCTGGGAGTTCACGGCGCGGGCGCAGACGGACGTGGTGACGATGACCTTCAACCGCGGTGACTGGGACGCGGCGCTGAACAGTTCCGCGGCGCTGCGCCGGCACGCCGAGGCCTACCTGGAGGCCGAGCGCGTCGGCCGCCGGGGCAGCGACGCCGTCGCCCTGTCCGCCGGCCACACGGGCGAGGTGCTGCTGCCCGGCACGTACGTCGACTACGAGGTGAGCCCGCGCGAGTACGAGCTCAGCGTCGCGCAGACCGTGCTGCGCGTGCATTCCCGGGTCTCGGATCTCTACAACCAGCCGATGAACCAGTCCGAGCAGCAACTGCGGCTCACGATCGAGGCGTTGAAGGAGCGCCAGGAGAGCGAGCTGATCAACAACGCGGAGTTCGGGCTGCTGCACAACGCCGACTACGAGCAGCGGGTGTACGCCCGCACGGGCCCGCCCACCCCCGACGACCTGGACGAACTCCTCAGCCGTCGCCGCGGTTCGCAGTACTTCCTCGCCCACCCGCGCACCATCGCCGCCTTCGGCCGCGAGTGCAGCCGGCGCGGCCTGTACCCGGACAGCGTGGACTTCCAGGGCCACCGGCTCCCGTCCTGGCGCGGGGTGCCGCTGCTGCCCTGCAACAAGATCCCGGTGACCCCGGAGCGGACCAGTTCGATCCTGGTCCTGCGCACGGGCGAGGACAACGAGGGGGTCGTCGGACTGCACCCGGTGGCGCTGCCCGACGAGTACCAGCCGGGCCTGTCCGTCCGTTTCATGAACATCAACGAGCAGGCGATCATCTCCTACCTGGTCACCGCCTATTACTCCGCGGCGATCCTGGTGCCCGACGCCGTCGGGGTGCTGGAGAACGTAGAGATCTCCCGATTCGACGACTGA
- a CDS encoding family 2 encapsulin nanocompartment cargo protein terpene cyclase yields MDRAPAHAPARPRAAAADPADVLSRLLHGRSALGTAPPRAAPVPAGTGPAGTGAAAGTGIVIPPLYCPDAVRDDPALADEVNEELVRWAAGIGIYTGRLDMLRACGFGRLMMLAHPDCDSADRLLAAAKCGVSEWAVDDHWVDEGEHADPGLIGLRTALAHAVVDPVRLPPRYERQFEERVAAEPVLRAFRSALEHLAEFASPTQVTRLRYQLAVMFVGYNQEAEWRTSARRPSVWEYLVHRYENGFFPCMALTDPVGGYEVPAHEFADARVRRTYMYAGAANCLLNDLYSMAREDPGDTNLPRVIAAEEHCSLQEAVNRTAAIHDEVMHTVEAESAALAALGSPALGRFLEGIWNWMGGSKEWHATTPRYHGRPSGGTP; encoded by the coding sequence CTCCGGCCCGCCCCCGGGCGGCCGCCGCCGATCCGGCGGACGTCCTGAGCCGACTGCTCCACGGCCGCAGCGCCCTGGGAACCGCTCCCCCGCGGGCCGCTCCCGTCCCTGCGGGCACGGGCCCTGCGGGCACGGGCGCGGCCGCCGGCACCGGCATCGTCATTCCCCCGCTGTACTGCCCCGACGCCGTCCGGGACGACCCGGCGCTGGCCGACGAGGTGAACGAGGAACTCGTCCGGTGGGCCGCCGGGATCGGGATCTACACGGGCCGCCTGGACATGCTGCGCGCGTGCGGGTTCGGCCGGCTGATGATGCTCGCGCACCCGGACTGCGACTCCGCCGACCGGCTGCTGGCGGCCGCCAAGTGCGGGGTCTCCGAGTGGGCCGTGGACGACCACTGGGTCGACGAGGGGGAGCACGCCGACCCGGGGCTGATCGGCCTGCGCACGGCGCTCGCGCACGCCGTGGTCGACCCGGTGCGGCTGCCGCCGCGCTACGAGCGGCAGTTCGAGGAGCGGGTGGCGGCCGAACCCGTGCTGCGCGCCTTCCGCTCCGCTCTGGAGCACCTCGCCGAGTTCGCCTCCCCCACCCAGGTGACCCGCCTGCGGTACCAGCTGGCCGTGATGTTCGTCGGGTACAACCAGGAGGCCGAGTGGCGGACCTCCGCCCGCAGGCCGTCGGTGTGGGAGTACCTGGTGCACCGGTACGAGAACGGCTTCTTCCCCTGCATGGCCCTGACCGATCCGGTCGGCGGCTACGAGGTCCCCGCGCACGAGTTCGCGGACGCCCGGGTGCGGCGCACGTACATGTACGCGGGCGCGGCCAACTGTCTGCTCAACGACCTGTACTCGATGGCCCGGGAGGACCCGGGCGACACCAACCTCCCCCGTGTGATCGCGGCCGAGGAGCACTGCTCGCTCCAGGAGGCGGTGAACCGCACGGCCGCGATCCACGACGAGGTGATGCACACCGTCGAGGCGGAGTCGGCCGCCCTGGCCGCCCTCGGCTCGCCCGCGCTGGGCCGCTTCCTGGAGGGGATCTGGAACTGGATGGGCGGGTCGAAGGAGTGGCACGCCACGACCCCCCGCTACCACGGCCGACCGAGCGGAGGCACACCTTAG
- a CDS encoding DUF805 domain-containing protein: MNHYVDVLKKYTVFSGRARRQEYWMFVLFNIAALIVVAILDAVLGTTPWLYALYFLGTFLPNLAVTVRRLHDTGKSGWWIFIGAVPLVGFIWIIVLLATAGNDQPNAYGLNPKAVQA; encoded by the coding sequence ATGAACCACTACGTCGACGTCCTGAAGAAGTACACCGTTTTCTCCGGCCGCGCCCGCCGCCAGGAGTACTGGATGTTCGTCCTCTTCAACATCGCGGCCCTGATCGTCGTCGCGATCCTGGACGCCGTGCTCGGCACCACTCCGTGGCTGTACGCGCTCTACTTCCTGGGCACCTTCCTCCCGAACCTCGCCGTGACCGTGCGCCGCCTGCACGACACCGGCAAGTCCGGCTGGTGGATCTTCATCGGCGCCGTGCCGCTCGTCGGCTTCATCTGGATCATCGTCCTGCTCGCCACCGCGGGCAACGACCAGCCGAACGCGTACGGTCTGAACCCGAAGGCCGTCCAGGCCTGA